Below is a window of Rattus norvegicus strain BN/NHsdMcwi chromosome 5, GRCr8, whole genome shotgun sequence DNA.
CTATATTATCAGGAAATCATAacccaaaataaaataaggcTTTTCAAGGTGCAAAAGTCTCAGTACCCTGGAGGAGACacaagcagatggatctctgttagcttgaggccagcctgtctataaagttctgggacagccagggctacatagagaaaccttttctcaaaaaaagtGCTTTTTCAAAACCCAAATCCTACCATGAGTGGGACCCACAGGGGAAAGTTATCAAGGACCTGGGGAGGCAGGTGGTGAGACACTTGGACTAAGCCAGCTTCGAAGTCTCCTGGAATCCTGAGGCTTGGTAAGCAAGGAAAGAGGATGCTCGGATGTAGTGCTAGGGTGTCCTGAGGGTTGGGCTAAGCCTAACAGGGCCAAGCGTTGGGCAGGTGGGGTGGAAAAGTAGATCTTCTGTTCTTCCGAGTAACGTTCTTCAGGAGTCACTGCATCCCGGTAAGTCCAGTCCCGCCAGTGGAAGTTGAAGCCTTCAAGCAGAGTGATGCGGGCAGCTCTTGTAGGCACACAGTCAGGGGGCTTTCTGGGTAGCAAATTTGGCACTTCAATCCCTGGCAACAACATTACCCCTCGGATAGCAAACCAGCCCCCAAATCGGGGGTGTATGCACACACCTGCTATGTGCTGGGGAGAGAGCAAAGAAAAAGCAGGGTTCCAGAGGTCAGTTTGATACTAGGTTCAACTATCATTATTGGAAGCTTTTTATCCCCCTCAAGTTATTTTTATGGGTAGGAGAGTCTTGCCTGCATGCAAGCAGTACccacagaggacaggagagggtgtcagatgtaAATTGAATCACAGATGGTTCTGAgcagccatgtgagtgctgggatttgaacatgTTCATACAAAAGCAACAAATGTTCCTAATCTCTAAGCTatctccagcccctacttttgttcttttatttcccACTCAGTGCACACTGATTCCATGCAGAAGGCTCTGTCCCATATCTATTTTTAAATCTATTATTGTGTCCATGCAAGTGTGCCTGTCTatggggtcagaggacaatgtcatGGGTTTGGTTCTCTTTcagctttacatgggttccagagaTCAGACTCAGCTTGCCATACTTATGTGGTGCACAGTACCCCAGTGCCTTTCCCTCGGTCTCACTGTTTCTGTTCTCCTGTTGATCACCTCATTctaaaggaggaggaaagggcttCCCAGTTTCACCATCCATCTCCTGATCACCTCTCTGCCTTTGGCTTTCTGAGACACCCTTGTAACACAAGGTTTTAAGAACAGATCAGGCCAGGCTTGGGGGTTACAAGTCTTTAGTCCCAGTACAGAagaggcgggggttggggggggttctctctatgagttcaagaccagcctaacTGCtcaatgagttccaagacagccagagatgtaaagagaccttgtctcaaaaactgaccaggaagctggtgagatggctccacAAGTGGGCCCAcggccaagcctgacaacttcgTTTCACCCccaaggacccacatggtggaggcaaagaactgacttctgcaattgtcctctgacctccaaaggggcaaacacacaaagtaaaatttattttCGTTTTGGTTGCTTTTgagacagccctggctgtcctggaactcactctatacaccaggttggccttaaactcagatctgctacctctgcttcctgggtgcagGGATCAAAGGCATATGCTGCCACActgagctatttttttttttttttaaataagactttaaaaaatttgttttatatatgtgagtacactgtcactgtcttcagattcactagaagagggagggcatcagatcccactacagatggttgtgaactaccatgtggttgctgggaattgaactcaggacctctggaagaacagtcagtgctcttaaccactgagccatctctccagcccctctaataAAGATTTTTATAACACTAAAAAAGATCAGATTTCCTGAACTGTTAGGACCTCAGGTGAAGGTGCAAAAGTATGTGGCCTATTAGTCAGGACCATAGATTCTTTGTTCTGGGTTATGTATCAATTTCATTAAAGGATGGTGAAGGGATGTGGGACCTTATTCGGATACTTTAGGAACCTGTACCATCTTTTCTCTTAGTCCCCACTCCTCATTCATTTATTCTCTAACCTGGGTCCCCCATGGGTCAGCATCCACATCTTGTCGTTGGTAGTAGTAAGCAGCACCTGCCACGTGGGCTGCTGTTTGGGCTAGAATCTTAGGACGCCGGTTGGGGTGTACCTCATAGTCAGCAATGACTTCTATATGCAATTCTGGAAACTTCTGGAACAGAATACAGGGCTCTTGTTAGCATGATGGGAGTCAGGACTTTGTTCTAAGGCATAAGTTAAATATTAACATGCTTCccgttttcatgtgtgtgtgtgagtgtgagagagacagagtcagaatgaccttgaacttgctatatgtATCCAAAGATAATCatgaattcctgattctcctgtttcTATCTCCCTAATGGTGGAATTTACCATTAAAAGCCTGtttgagggctgaagagatggctcagtagttaggagcactgactgctctttcagaggtcttggctcaattcccagcaaccacgtagtggctcacaatcatctgtaatgagatctgatgccctcttctggtgtgtctgaagacagctacagtgtactaatgcacataaaataaatgaataaaccttaaaaaaaaaagcctaggtgAAGAGAAAACATAACTTTAACCTAAGGAGCTACAAAGTAAAGGGATTTAAAGTTCCTCTGCCTCCTCGGAAGGCCTTGCTCAGAAGCCTCCATTATAGGAGTTATTAAGCCTTGTGTGGCAATTCTAGAGTGGGAAGACCTAGAatctatatagaaaaatttatgtgtatatgaataaGTACAGGCTGGGAAACACTCTTCTATCTTCAAAAGGCTCCATAGACAGCACAGAACTTAGAAGATTTACTAATGTTCTAATTGGAGATTAAGACTAGCCAGAGGGTCCTTTAGCTGTCCATTACTACAGTCGCCCAGATTCCAGATGGGGAGTCTGCTAAAGGAAAGGGTAAAACCTGGGTGTGAGAAGGCAGAATACGAAGAAGTTGCAGAATGTCACGGCTCCTAGCCCTAAGGCTGGATCGTGCCCTGAGCTTAATCAACATAGAAGCGGATGTGGGTTTGGGAGTTGAAGGAAAGTTCCACCTTACTTCTGTAACACTCTTCAGGTGGTAGGACACACATTGATccacagggtctctcagtgttTGGAGGTGGCAGCTCTTCAAGAAGGGTTTGAGGGCTCTGTCAAACATAGCAGGCGTGCTGAGTACCACGAAGGCCAGGGTAGGTCCTGGGAAGGGCAAGTGGAAGGCTGGAGGCAGGAGTTCATTGTACCACGCCACCTGGAACACAAACAGtcaggcagttggatctctgagtttgaggccagtctggtttacagagcaagttccaggacagccagggctacacagagaaaccctgtctttttgggaaaagaaaagaagagaaaagaaaagaaaagagagagggagagagagggagagagagggagagagagagagagagagagagagagagagatacactaAGCACATTTGAAAAGAGCAGATTGTCTAGTTTGGTGGAAGTGAAGGGGAAGGCTTGAGAGATTAGTAGGAGTGAGGTTGTGCCTGTCATTACACATCAACTTAAAACCTATGGCTccattggggatttagctcagtggtagagcgcttgcctagcaagcgcaaggccctgggttcggtccccagctccgggggaaaaaaaaaaaagcaaaaagcaaaaaaaaccccaaaaaacctaTGACTTCAACTTGGTGAAAATGAGGAGTCATTTAACACTTAAAAGTGACCCAATATGTAGAAAGATCTGGTTGCAGTGTAGAAAATGGATTGGAGCCAAGATGGCAGCAAGGAGATTGCAATAATCCCCATGAGAGAAGTGTTCTGGGATCTAAGATAGGTTGGTGggctaaagaacaaaacaaaacgtgTTTGGAAGATTCAGGTGAAATTCATGGTGGCTGTTGGATGCAGGACTGGAAAGCTGGGTAGCAAGACCTTATGATAGAGGTAGGGCTAACTCTGTTCAGTATAGTAGCTCCTATCTCCCGAGActtgacacacacagacacacacacaattttaagacagggtctcactatatacctctggctgacctggagcttgatatgtaggtcaggctggtctggaagactctgcctcctgagtgttggggtcAAAGACTTCTGCCACCTCGCCTAGCACTCACATAGGCACTCTTGCTCTTTCCCATACACCTGCCTTCCATCACGGCCTCCAAACTCTCACTCTAGAATGTACATAGTCCTCCCCTTCTTTCAATCCATCTTTTTATAGACATTTCTGTTTTTGTGCTGGTGTTTAAGATTTACAATTGCTAAGCTGGCACTCTAGCTAGCTACCTGTCTATCCCTCTGCCAGACACTtctgatagatggatagatagataaacatctATCACTGAGTTGTATAGTCCTAGTTCTCAATTGTTTTTTTCTcattactggggattgaaccaaaGACCTCAAGCATGGTGGTCaagatttctgttactaggcTATATCCTCCAGCAGTTCAACTTTATCCTCTTGAAACTGTTTTCAAACTAGACATAACTTCTCTACATTATCTTCTTCCTAGTCTTTCGGTGGAAAGCTCAATGGAATAGGAATCTTACGACAGGCCAAGGACTCAGGCTGATTTTTGTTTAGGTTTGTGTCTTAAACATAATTTGTTCACTCAGCACTGTGGGAGGAAAGTGTGAAATAGGGCGGGActgggtggggtggagagggaCTGAGGGTTACAGAGACTTCTGTACCAGGCGAGTGTGAGGAATTTCTGTGCTCAGTCCTGTATTGATGGCAAGCAACACTATGAATTAGCCTTCTGTTGGCTGACCAAACAAACTAGCCAATTGTATCTTGTTCAACATCCGGGATACCATTTCTCTTCATCTGATCTAATACACAGTCACATCTTCCAAGTTTTGACCTTTTCTAATTCCTTTGTAAGAATCCGGTGATCCCGGCCCCACCGGGAGACATTTTTTTCTGGTAAATTATGATGATGACAGGTTAGGGAATCGTGGGCTGTATCCCATTCATTTGTTTGACATCATAAAGACGTAAAAGAGCAAACAAGTGTTTCTCCACCTTTTTAATCAAGCCCCATTTCACACAACGACCTGGAGACCTGGTCGTCAGATGGCTGCGGTAGGTCGATGGGATCAGAAGGGCTCACCGGATCTCACGCTTTTGGCACCAAGGCCAATTATAGAGGTCACCCTAAGACTACAGGGAAGACAAACCAACCTGGAAGGGGTAAACCTCGAAGCCAAAAGGACACAAGGTGCCCTCAATCTTCTGCTTCAGCTCTGCGACACGCGGCTCCATAGCGCACGCTGAACGCTGAGcttgctgggaaatgtagtcccaTAGTTAACTTTGGGCCTATATGCCAGCAGGACTGGACTACATGTCCCAGGAAGTAAAGGAATAGTAACGGACTCAGTTGACTCGGAACGATGCATCTTGGTACATGTAGTTCATTTTTGTCCTTGTAGCCCAAACATAACATAGTCTGGAAGACTCCGTGTCCCGACAAGCTTCACGGGAGGTGTGAGCGTGAATGCACAGGGCACGTATTTCCAGGGAAACGTATTTCCGCCCTCTGTTGCCTGTGGTCTCTGCAAGAAGTGGACTCAGTTTCCCGGGTGGCGCTGCGGCACCGGTTCGTAAATCTCATTCTCCGCCTACCAGAGTTTGAACTCTTGAGCGGCACTTGTCACTGATTTAGTGGTGATACCGTCCTTGATTTGTGGATGTCTCAACCAAAATTCGGTTCATTCTACACTCTGTATCTGTGTATAATCtaggtttgttgttttgttgttcttgttgttttatcTGCTTTCCAAGTACTCCGTTCCGTAGTTCTAGATTCGCAGTATTGGTATCGTACTGTATCTGGAGCCCTAGTATATTCCCGCTTTCCTCATTTCCATCTAACTCTGTGGCTTGTCCTGGGCTGTTCCGCGGGTATTTCGGTCTGGGAGAGCAAGAACAGGAGAAGTCACGGACGCAATTTCAAGTGCTCCAGGATGAGCAGGAGCTCTAGCTGGTCTGATCAGCTTCAAGCAGTTCTCAGTTCAACTGATGAAAATATGGCCCGAATTAAGGTAAGGAGGCACAGGAAACTCCCTTCCCGACCCCTGGGATCCCCCTCGAATCCCCCATTGGGAGGCTAGGCTAGGGTGCAGGTTAAAGGGCACTGAGAGCTCACTGGCTTCTGGAactgttttcttgcttttttttttttttttttttttttttttgtagcagaGTTTGTATCCTCTTCGAGTTTCCTCTACAGGTAAGTAGTGTCCTTTCTCCCAGCCCTTTCTCTTCTCAAAGCCTTCTTTCTTTCAGTATCTGCCTGTACCACTCACAGTTGTGTAAAAATTCCAGCTACTTCATTTCtggaattctgattttttttttttttatctttccacACAAATTTATTAGGCGGATAATGTGTCACACATGGGAGAGGTTAGGCATTAATAACTCAAAACTGGGTGCTTGACCCCCATCTCCAGAGCTCGGTCTTACAGGGGTGGTTCACCAAAATGCCCTGGGCACAGCAGTTTATACTTGAAATGCTGGAGTCTAAGGCATGAGGATCCCAAGTTTTAAGGCCAGTAAGGATAAttcagtgagatcttgtctcaaaacaaaataaaaagggggcTGTCATGAAGATCAGTGGCAGCTTACTGTCCTGTGGACCCGATGTCCATCCCACTCCTGTAGGAAAGAGAAGTGAAAGGAAAACACACATCAAGGAAGGGCTGGTGCTAGGAAGCAAGTTTCCCAGACAAGGATACAGGAGAGTAGGAAGATGCTACTTAAGGTGATACAAGTCCAGGGAAGTAGGACACTGTCAGCCTAGAACAGTCAGGGCGGGGCCAGGTCTCTGGTACCCCAAGAGCACTAACTGGGGCAGGACTAGCCTAGCAGAGGCTGCTTCTGGGATTGGACCAAAGGCAGCAAGGATTCTCTAGAGCAACAAAGGCCTACTCACCATGCGATGCTCTATAGACACCTTCAGGAATTCTGATTTCTTAAACAGACAGACCCTGCTCTTGTCCCTTCCCTATTCCCTCAATAGGGGACCTGGCTGACACCTGGATTTCCCCTCATCACTTGCCTCCTCAGCCAGGGGCCCAAGCTCAACAGCCTTGGGCTCTAAAGACTCCCATTCTTGGTGAGAGTCTGAGCTGTACTGAAGCCCACAGCTCCTCTCTCTGGGATGAAGTTACTAAACTCCGCTCCCAGCTTCAGACTCAGACTCAGGTGAGGAATTAGGGGTTTGCACATGGTGATAATGTGAAATGATAATATTAGCAGTTGGGAAAATGACTTAGAAAGGAATGTCTTGTTTTTTCTCTGCTTGGGTAGGTGACTGAGGCACTAAGGCATTCTGTGCAGAGCCTGTTGAAGGATCGGGAGCAGCAGATGTTCAAGATCAGTGCTCTAGAAGGTACTGGGCCAATTCTTTTCTTTATGTACAGCACACACAGTTTTAAAattgaaaccaaaaaaaaaaaattgaaaccaaGAGTTTTGCACATGCTGAGTGAactgtgctctaccactgatctacatATAGCTTTTCGTTGTGAGGCTTACTTAGCCTTTTAGTGAGTGAGTgagcttctctccagccccacatagcTTTGTATATGTGCTAATGCGGCTGTTTGGGCTCTCCTGTGAATCTCTTAGAGCAGCTGGCCTTTACTTTAACCACTGCAGCATCACTAAAACTGCTGCAGGAGGGTCCAAAAGGGAGAGCCCTCCTGGAGCAACGCCTGGAAGGATTGAGAAAAGAACTGCAAGGCCTTCGGAGTCAGGTTCAGGAGCTAGTCCAAACCCAAATGAGAACAAGACCAGGAAAGTTCAGCACTGCCAGTGGCTTTCACCAAGAGCTGCAGAACGAGTAAGTGATGGGCAAGACTTcacccttttgtttgtttgtttatttaaggtGTCCTTCCTGGTGGCAAACGGTTTTagttccagtgcttgggaggcagaggatggcaggcttctgagtttgagactagcctgctctacatattAGCTATAGGCCaacagggctacaaagagagatcttttctcagaaaacagaaaggacaCAAAaaagtatttatgtgtatgactgtttacctacatatgtatgtataccacatgccTGTTGAATCCCCTTGAATTGGAGTTAAAGAtgattttgagccaccatgtagatgctagGAATCAAAGTTCTCTTTAAGAGCAATGAGTTCTCATAACCATcgagccatcttcctagccccAAGGCTTCCTCTTTTGAGGCTTCTGAGCTCTTAGCATAAGATGTTtggcttcggggttggggatttagctcagtggtagagcgcttgcctagcaagtgcaaggccctgggttcggtccccagctccgaaaaaaaaaaaaaagaaaaaaaaaagatgtttggcTTTCTCACTTTGTTTCGTTTCTCTGTGATGTTGGATATTGAACTCTGGGTCCAGTACCTACAAGGTAGACACCCTTATCACTGAGCTGTAATCTCCAGCcattctgggtttggtgtttgatTCTAGAATGGCACTGCTGTCTCTCCTGTAGGCACCAACTTTTGTGGGAAGAGTCAGAGATTCTTCGGGAGGAGCTGAAGTTGCTTCGAGACCAGCTGAGTGAGTAAAAGGTTGAGGGGATTTTCTTGCCCCTGTTTTTGGACTATGTTCTTGTTCAGTTAGTGACCTTACTCCTGACTGTGTGAGCTATTGAAAAGTCTGGCatattattttcatcattttttaaagtttatttttatttcatgtacattggTGTTCTGCCCGTGTGTACAGCCTTGGCAgagtgccagatcccctggaactggagttaaagacagttgtgagctgccatgtgggtgctgggaatgaacccttccctttttgagacaggggctctacatagccctggctgtcctgggcctTACTGTGTGGACCAGACAGatcttggactcacagagactcattgtctttgcctcccaagtgctgggataaaggtatGTGGCACCACTCCAGGaaaattattattgatattattattattattgttactattatttgTATATTGTATGATTTAAATATTGTGTGATGTTGAGTATCAAATGCACGGGGCTTTTTACTGTGCTCTTTGCTCTTTGTTTCTTATGTCATTCAGTCTTTCCCATCAGCTTGGAATCTTTCCAGCAGCTGGGCCAGAACGTGTTTAAGTTTCTGCCACCAGTCTGGTCACAAGGCAGTGaagaagaaggagtgaagctggAGAATGGTCTCCTAATATTCTGTTTCATTTTCAGGCCAACATCAGGAGTTGTTACTGGAACAGATGGCTGAAGGGCGCCAGGTTCAGGCCCGCAGCTGGAAGGTAGGACAGGGTTAGATCAGTCTCCACATAGTTCTTCCTAGAGTCCCCATCCTTGCTGTCCATCTTGCTCGGCAGAAAGGGCCTGGATATCTTCTcccaccccatctctctctttcattATTTCCCACGCTGATTCCACATCTCTCCAAAGCAGTTTTCCCAGTCTCTTTGCAGTAAGCATGGTTCACTGTCCTTGCCCACATGTAGATTCTCATGTGTCCAGGAGGGGAGCTATGGGAGGGAGTTTCCCTTGGAAAGAGAGAGATTTAGTCCTCCCTCTGCACCATGGTCTGGCAGACGTTGGAACACCTACAGAGTGGCCAGATGGGCAAGGTTCATACCTTGGAGGTTACCAGGACAGAGGCCCATGATGCCCAGAAGGAAGAGCCCTATCTCCTCAGGTGAGaatttgtgtgtgctgtgccagTAGAGGGGATTTGTGTCACATTGGTCAAGCAAAGTTTGGTCAGGATTGGTTGGGGTGGCCAGTCTGagcatctgctttttttttttcttttttttccggagctggggaccgaacccagggccttgcgcttgctaggcaagcgctctaccactgagctaaatccccaaccccgagcatcTGCTTTTTATTCATAACATCATTGGATCGTTTAGCttgggctgtccttgaactcctgatcctcttgatctacctcccaagtgcaggtCTTGCAGGTATATGTTACCAGGCTCagttgtttatttatctatttttattgacATGGGTTCCCCTgggtagcccagattggcctcaagCTCACCAGCCTCTGTCCCTGTTTCCTGCAACTGAACAACAGGTGTGTGCTATTAGTCTGTGTATCTGAGGGCATACGGAGCATGAAGTGCATGTACAGGTCAGAGAACTAGTaggattcagttctctccttccatatgGGTTCCAAAGATCAACCTCAAATTATTAGACTTGGTGGCAGGCATGTTTATCAGCTGAGCAATCTCGCTGGGCCCAGTGTTAGGCATTCTTCATTTGATTCAGAGTTGTGACATATCTTTATGTGTCTGATTAATAATGGAGGGGGGTGGGCTGGAATCCTGGCTTCAGAATAGAAGACCATTTTATGCTGGAAGAGGGTCCTAGGTCCATCACCATCTCTGCCTCTGATTGTTCTCTCTAGGAGCTCTGTTCATGCCCGGCAGTCTAAGCTGCCTCTGGCCACCATCTTCGACATGTCTCTTTCTTCATCTAGCTCTGAAGTCAGTCTCCCAGACTGTGACCGTAGCTGGGAACTTTTAAAGAAACTAGATAGGGGTAAGGACAGAGTCCCAATGACGCCTGAATGCAGCTGGCTAATTGTTTGGCATTGTCTTTTCTTTGTGAGTCCATCTACCTATGTTAATATATCAGGAAGAGTAAagttactttattttactttgtttaagatctatttattttatgtatatgagtacactgcagctgtcttcagacacaccagaaaagggcatcggatcccattacaaatggttgtgagccaccatgtggttgctgggatatgaactcacgacctcttaaccactgagccatctctccagccccataaagctattttattatttgatatttGTTTAGTAAAAGGCAAAAGATTTATGTGACTTGAAGAGAAACTaaagtaattattatttaatactTAGTTAAACGCTAGGTTTTGTTTTGTAGCTCAGGCTTTCTGTGTAGCCaaattggtcttgaactcaaaatcttcctgcttcaagttcctgagt
It encodes the following:
- the Mmachc gene encoding cyanocobalamin reductase / alkylcobalamin dealkylase; the encoded protein is MEPRVAELKQKIEGTLCPFGFEVYPFQVAWYNELLPPAFHLPFPGPTLAFVVLSTPAMFDRALKPFLKSCHLQTLRDPVDQCVSYHLKSVTEKFPELHIEVIADYEVHPNRRPKILAQTAAHVAGAAYYYQRQDVDADPWGTQHIAGVCIHPRFGGWFAIRGVMLLPGIEVPNLLPRKPPDCVPTRAARITLLEGFNFHWRDWTYRDAVTPEERYSEEQKIYFSTPPAQRLALLGLAQPSGHPSTTSEHPLSLLTKPQDSRRLRSWLSPSVSPPASPGP
- the Mmachc gene encoding cyanocobalamin reductase / alkylcobalamin dealkylase isoform X1; its protein translation is MEPRVAELKQKIEGTLCPFGFEVYPFQVAWYNELLPPAFHLPFPGPTLAFVVLSTPAMFDRALKPFLKSCHLQTLRDPVDQCVSYHLKSVTEKFPELHIEVIADYEVHPNRRPKILAQTAAHVAGAAYYYQRQDVDADPWGTQKAP